The following coding sequences lie in one Rutidosis leptorrhynchoides isolate AG116_Rl617_1_P2 chromosome 6, CSIRO_AGI_Rlap_v1, whole genome shotgun sequence genomic window:
- the LOC139852145 gene encoding superoxide dismutase [Cu-Zn] has protein sequence MVKGIAVLSSSEGVSGTIVFSQEAEGAPTTVTGELSGLKPGPHGFHVHALGDTTNGCMSTGPHYNPHGKEHGAPDDEIRHAGDLGNVTVGEDGTAKFTIVDKQIPLIGAQSIIGRAVVVHADADDLGKGGHELSKSTGNAGGRVACGIIGLQG, from the exons ATGGTGAAGGGAATTGCAGTTCTTAGCAGCAGTGAGGGTGTTAGCGGCACCATCGTCTTCAGTCAAGAGGCAGAAG GTGCGCCCACTACTGTTACTGGAGAGCTTTCTGGCCTTAAACCTGGGCCCCATGGTTTCCATGTTCACGCACTTGGTGACACTACCAACGGATGCATGTCAACTG GCCCTCATTACAATCCTCATGGAAAAGAGCACGGTGCACCTGATGATGAGATTCGCCATGCTGGTGATCTTGGGAACGTCACAGTAGGCGAAGATG GTACTGCAAAGTTCACCATTGTTGATAAGCAG ATCCCTCTAATTGGAGCTCAATCCATCATTGGAAGGGCTGTAGTTGTCCATGCAGATGCTGATGATCTTGGAAAGG GAGGCCACGAGCTTAGCAAAAGCACTGGAAATGCTGGTGGAAGAGTTGCATGTG GTATTATTGGATTGCAGGGTTGA